From Roseateles sp. SL47:
GGTCGCTGAATTCCCAGCTTGCCTTGTCCAGCATGGCCAGGGCCAGGCGAGAGGCGATGATTTCCCGCTCGATGGTGTCGTCATCCACCAAGGACAGATTCTGGGGACGGCTGGAGAGCGACGCGGACCGGGAATCGCCCGGCCCGTGGTGATACACATGCCGCAGCGACTTGCCCAGGCGGGCATGCCAAGGCGTGGCACACCGCTGCCACGCTTCAAAAGCGTCGCGGCGGGCCATCTGCAGCGCGTGCTCGGCAGGCTGGGACCGCAGGTCCTGCACTGCCGTGGTGAGGGAGGCCACCACGGCAGGCAGGCCCCGCAGCAGCACTTCCGTGTGAACGCGCCGCGCCTGGGAAGCCAGTGCCTGTGAACGAGCGTCTGCGGCGGTCATCGAGAGAAAAAGTGAAGAACTGCGGCTGACTCTACTACACCACCGCGCCAGCGTTCGGGTCGTCCGGGTCCTCCCGCTTGGAGGACTGCTTGATCAGGTCTTCCCGCTTGACACCCAGCCACATCGCGATGGCCGCTGCCACAAAAACGGACGAGTAGATGCCAAACAAGATGCCGATCGTCAGCGCGATGGCGAAGTAATGCAAAGTCGGGCCGCCGAACAACAGCATCGACAGCACCATCATCTGGGTAGAGCCGTGGGTGATGATGGTGCGGCTGATCGTCGAGGTGATGGCGTGGTCGATGACCTGATGGGTGTTGAAAGTGCGGTATTTGCGGAATGCTTCACGCACCCGGTCAAAAATCACCACCGATTCGTTCACCGAATAGCCCAGCACCGCCAGCACCGCCGCCAGCACCGCCAGTGAGAATTCCCACTGGAAGTAGGCGAAGAAGCCCAGGATGATCACCACGTCGTGCAGGTTGGCGATGATGCCGGCCACGGCGAACTTCCATTCGAAGCGGAAGGCCAGGTAGAGCATGATGCCGATGACGGTGGCTGCCAGCGCATAAGCCGCGTTGGTGGCCAGCTCCGCCCCCACCGACGGCCCGATCAGCTCGCTTTTGGACAGCGCCAGCGGCTCGGCCTGCCCGACCACGCAGGTGGGCTTGCTGACCGCCTCGCCTTGCGGCGTCACCGACTGATGCTGCTCCACCTTGCCGTTTTCGGCGGTGCACAAGGCCTCGAACACCTTGCTGACGATGACGTCCTGCTTGACCTCCGGCTTCACCGGCAGACGGATCATCACATCACGGGTGGTGCCGAAGTTGGTGACCTGCACCTCCCCGAACCCCATCTGCTCGACCACATGCCGGGTCTTGTTGATGTCCGCCGGCTGGGCATAGGCCACCTCGATGGAGGTGCCGCCGGTGAATTCGATGGAGAAGTGCAGCCCGCGCGTGACCAGGAAGAACACGGCAGCGGCAAAAGTGAGGAACGACACGACGTTGAACACCAACGCGTGCTTCATGAACGGGATGTCCCGTTTGATTCGGAAAAATTCCATGGCGTGCTTCGCTCGGTACTGGGTGCAAGGGGTGCGAGGCCTCAGCGGGCCTTCGCGACCTCGTTGGCTTCGCTGCTGCCGGCACCCACGGTGCCGGGTTCAGACGTGGGTTTCCAGATGGTGCCGATGGACACACCCTTGAGGCGCTTGCGGCGCCCATACCAGAGGTTGACCAGCGCCCGAGAAAACATCACCGAAGAAATCATCGAGGTGATGATGCCCAGACAGTGCACCACGGCAAAGCCCTTGATGGGGCCAGAACCGAAGGCCAGCAGCGCCATGCCTGCAATCAGCGTGGTGACGTTGGAGTCCAGGATGGTGGCCCAGGCACGTTCGTAACCGGCATGGATGGCCTGCTGCGGTGCCAGGCCGGCCCGCAGTTCTTCCCGCACTCGCTCATTGATCAGCACGTTGGCGTCAATGGCCATGCCCAGCACCAGCGCAATGGCCGCAATACCGGGCAGGCTCAGCGTGGCCTGCATCAGCGACAGCACCGCCAGCAGCAGCAGCAGGTTGAAGCCCAGGGCCAGCGCCGAGAACACGCCAAACATCATGTAGTAGATGCACATGAAGACGGCGACCGCCACAAAGCCCCAGGTCACCGAGGCAATGCCCTTGTCGATGTTTTCCTTGCCCAGGCTCGGGCCGATGGTGCGCTCTTCGATGATGTCCATCGGCGCTGCCAGCGAACCCGCGCGCAGCAGCAGCGCGGTGTCGCTGGCCTGCTGGGTGCTCATCGAGCCGGTGATGCTGAAGCGGTTGCCCAGCTCGCCACGGATGGTCGGGGACGTGACCACCTCACCCTTGCCCTTTTCGAACAGGATGATGGCCATGCGCTTGCCGATGTTCTCGCGCGAGACGTCCTTCATGATGCGGGCGCCCTTGGCATCCACGCTCAGGTTGACGGACGGGTTGTGGCTTTCGTCGAAGCTCGGCTGCGCATCGTTGAGGTTGTCACCGGTGATGATGACGGGGCGCTTCACGATGATGGGAATCATCTGGTCGTCGCGACGCTCCAGATAGCGCTCGGAGCCGAACGGCACCGGGCCCGTGCCGCTCAGCGCGGCCTGGGCTTCGGCACTTTCGTCCACCATGCGCAGTTCCAGCGTGGCGGTGCGGCCAATGATGTCCTTGGCCTTGGCCGTGTCCTGCACACCGGGCAGTTGCACGATCACGCGGTCGCGGCCCTGCTGCTGGATGACCGGTTCGGCCACGCCGAGTTCGTTCACCCGGTTGTGCAGCGTGGTGATGTTCTGCTTGATGGCGGCGTCCTGCACCGCGATCACGGCGGCCGGGGTCAGCGCGCCAGTCAGACGCAGTTCGCTGCCTTCGCCGGAGGCGGTCCAGGTGACTTCGGAGGTCTGGCCTCGCACCGCATCCAGTGCCTGGCTGCGGGTGGCATCGTCGCGGAAGTTGATGACCACGCTGTTGCCGTCCCGGGAGATGCCGGCATGGCGGATGTTCTTGTCACGCAGCAGCGTGCGCACATCGCTGGCCAGGGCGTCCGCCTTCTTGGTCAGCGCGGCCTTCATGTCCACCTGCATCATGAAGTGCACCCCGCCGCGCAGGTCCAGGCCCAGATACATCGGGAAGGCATGCAGGGCGGTGAGCCATTCCGGCGAGCGGGACACCAGGTTCAGTGCCACCACGTAGGGCGGCTCGCTGGTCTCGCTGCCGTTGAGGGCGCGGGAGATGACGTCCTTGGCCTTGAGCTGGCTGTCGGTGTCATTGAAGCGGGCGCGCACCGAGCTGGCCTCCAGATGCACGAAGTCGGGCTTCAGGTTGGCCTGGGCCAAGGCCTGTTCGACCCGCTGGCGGACGTTGTCGTCCACCTTGATCGTGACCTTGGCGCTCGACACCTGCACGGCCGGCGCTTCGCCGAACAGATTGGGCAGGGTGTAGATGAAGCCCACAAGCAGTGCCACGAGCAGCACCGCATATTTCCAGAGCGGGTAACGGTTCATGAGGACATCCTCTGAAAACCAGGCAGGGCGGCGAGCCGCCACCTAAAGCGGACCCGGCCGGTGCCAGGGCACGGGCCGGGTCGTCTGGGCGTCTCGACCGAGGTGGAGACGCCCGGCAGGTCCGGTGGATCCGGTGAGGGATCCGGTGACGCCGGCCACCCGGTGACCGGCACATCCATCACTTGGTGACGGTTCCCTTGGGCAGCACCTGCAGCACGGCAGAGCGCTGCAGCTGGACCTCGACGCCGTTGGCGATTTCCACCGTCAGGTAGACCTCGCCCACCTTGCTGATCTTGCCCAGGATGCCGCTGTTGGTGATGACTTCATCGCCCTTGGACAGCGCTTCCACCAGGGCGCGATGCTCCTTCTGACGCTTCATCTGCGGACGGATCATCACAAAGTACATCACCACAAACATCAGCACCAGCGGCAGCATGCCGAGGAAGCCTCCAGTGGGATCGGAACCAGCCGCAGTCTGGGCGTAAGCGTTGGAAATAAACACGTCGATATCCCTCAGAAATGGGTCGCCCCGCAGCCGGCCTTGCGCCTGCCGCTGGACGAATGAGCCCATGATTGTATGCGTCCGGTCCGGACGTCCCGCATGGCGTCTGACGCCGATTTAATTGGGGATGTCCATCGGAAACCCAAGGCCGGGTCCGGCCCCGGTCGTCAAGTCGGGGGAAGCGAGCGGGCCGACGCCTGCGGGCGGCCACGGGGGAACTGCGATGATGAACCCCCATGACTTCAGACACCCTCGAACAACAAGAACAGGACAAGCGCCGGCAGGCGGACCAGGCCTACGACGCCATCGAGAACATGATCGCCACGCTGGATCTGCGGCCTGGTACGCCGGTGGTGGAGTCCGAACTGATTGCCCGTATCGGCCTGGGGCGCACCCCCACGCGGGAAGCGCTGATGCGACTGGTGGCCCAGGGGCTGATCGTGCAGTTGCCCCGGCGCGGGCTGATGGTGAGCGACATCCAGGTGTCCGACCAGTTTGACCTGCTGGATGCCCGGCGACCACTGGAACGCCTGATCGCCTGCTGCTCGGCACGCCGGGCCAGCCCGGCCCAGCGCGAGGCGCTGCTGACCTGCGCCGCGCGGATGGCCGACGCGGCCGAGCGGGAAGACCTTGAAACCTACATGCGGGCGGATCAGGCCCTGGACCGGGTCAACCATGCCGCCTGCCGCAACCGCTTTGCCGTCGGGGCGGTGGTGCCGATGATCATCCAGTGCAGACGCTTCTGGTACGCTTATCGGCACCATGGCGACGTGGCCGTCGGCGCACGTTGCCATCAGCGTCTGGCCGAAGCCATTGCCAGCGGCGACGGCCCGGCGGCAGCAAAGGCCACCGATGCGCTGATCGACGCCCTTCGTGAGTTTGCCCAACAGGTGATCGCATGACGCTTTCCGCCCTTCCGCTGGGCCTGCCTCCGGGCGTGCTGCCCACCGGGCTGGACACAACCACCCGCGTGGTGGATTCACATACCGGTGGCGCGCCCACCCGGGCGGTGGTGGGTGGCGGGCCGGCGTTGTATGGGGTCACCATGGCGCAGCGGCTGCAGGAACTGCGGGACCATCACGACGCCTGGCGCCGGGCACTGGTCACCCCACCACGCGGTCATGTCGGGTTGGTCGGCGCCCTCCTCACCGAACCCGAACGGCCCGGCAGCCAGGCCGGGGTGATTTTTTTCGACGCTACCGGTTATCTCGGCATGTGTGGCCACGGCACCATCGGCGTCGTGGCGTCTCTGGCCCATCTGGGCAAGCTGCGACCGGGCCCGCTGTGGCTGGATACGCCGGTGGGCACGGTGCATGCGGAATTCATGCTGGATGGCAGCGTCCGCCTGGAAAACGTCCCGGCGTACCGGCACCAGCAGGCGGTGGCCATCGAGATCGACGGCCGTACGGTGCATGGCGATGTGGCCTGGGGCGGCAACTGGTTCTTCATTTGCGAGGACCACGGGCTGGCGCTGGATCTGGCCCAGGTGACGACGCTGGTGGACTTCTGTCAGCGCCTGCGCGAATTGCTGGCGGCACAGGGCATCACGGGCGCCCAGGCCGCGCCCGTGGATCACATCCAGCTCACCGGGCCGGCCCTGGACCCGGCGCATAGCGGCCGCAATTTCGTGCTGTGCCCGGGTCTCGCCTGGGACCGCAGCCCCTGCGGCACCGGCACCAGTGCGCGGGTAGCCTGCCTGGCGGCCGACCAGCGGCTGCTCTCCGGCGAGATCTGGCGCCAGGAAAGCATCACCGGCAGCCTGATGGAAGCGAGCTGGCAGCCGGCTCCCACGGCGGGGCAGGTGCTGCCCACGCTGGTCGGGCGGGCCTATGTGACGCTGGAAGGCTCGGTGGTGATCCAGCAGGACGACCCGCTGGGCTGGGGAGCCGCTCCTGCCTAAGTGGTGCCACGCGGAGCGATTGGCGCTGTTGCGGGCGCTTGAGCTGGGAAGGCTGCAAGTCCGGATGCTGGGATCATGGCTGCGACGGGTCAGAGACCGGATCAGCGGCCAAATCAGTCGGTGGGTCCACCTGCTGCTCCGCGCGCTCCTGGTGGCCGTTCCCGCTCTGGCCCTCGCCCAGCCCCAGGACCCACCGATCAAGGTCGGGTCGAAACGCTTCACCGAGAGCTACATCCTCGCGGAGGTGCTGGCACAGACCGTGCGCGCGGCTGCGCCGCACACCCGCGTGGAGGTCCGACAGGGGCTGGGCAACACCGCCATCGTGCTGGCGGCACTGAAGTCCGGCAGCATCGATGTGTACGCGGAATACACCGGCACCATCGAGCGCGAGATCCTCGGGCTGGGTGCAGGCCCTGCCCACGCGGCCAGCGCGGGCACAGCACCCCGCAGTGCCCTGACGCTGGCGCAATTACGGGCAGCACTTCAGCCGCTGGGGCTGGGGGTGGATGTACCGCTGGGCTTCAACAACGGCTATGCCTTGGCCGTCAGCGGCGCTACGGCGCGCCGACTGGCGTTGAGCCGCTTGTCGCAGCTGCGGGACCACCCAGCCCTGCGGCTGGGCCTCAGCAATGAATTCATGGGGCGCGCCGATGGCTGGCCCGGGTTGTCACAGCGATATGCCCTGCCCCAGCGTCCACAAGGCCTGGATCACGGCTTGGCGTATCAGGCCCTGCGCAGCCGCCAGATCGACATCACCGACATCTACACCACCGACGCCCAGATCGCCGCCCAGGGTCTGGTGGTGCTGGACGACGATGCACAGTACTTCCCGCGCTATGACGCGGTGCTGCTCTATCGCCTCAGCTTGCCCGAGCGGCATCCGAAGGCCTGGGCGGCGCTGAAGTCGCTGCAGGGGCGAATCCATGAGCCGGCCATGATCGCGATGAATGCCAAGGCCGAGCTGCAGGCGATGAGCTTTGAGCGGATCGCTGCGGACTTCCTGGCAGGCGGCTCACAGGGGGCGCCGAATATCGAGCCGGGCACGACGCAGCGCCCCCCGCAGAACATGGCCTCGGACGTTGGGCTTCCGCCTGGAACCCATGATCCACTCACGGCTTCTGCGGTCTCGCAGTCCGCTTCCTCGCCCACGCCGCCTTCAGCGCTTGCTGCACTCGCTGCCCGCCTCACCGGCCCGGACCTGCCTCGGCTGGCGGCACAGCATCTCTGGCTGGTGGTGGTGTCTGTCGGCGTGGCGACGCTGATCGGTCTGCCGCTGGCCATCCTGCTGCATCCCTGGCCCCGCTGGCGCGGCGCCCTGCTGGCCGTCTGCGCCTTGCTGCAGACCGTGCCGTCCCTGGCCCTGCTGGCCATGCTGATCTGGGCCCTGGGACGCATCGGCCCGGAGCCTGCCCTGGTGGCGCTGTCGCTCTATGCCTTGCTGCCGATTCTGCGCAACGCCACCGTGGGTCTGGACGAGGTGCCTTCCGGTCTTCTGATGGCAGGCCACGCGCTGGGTCTGCGTCGGACCCAGGTGCTGCGGCTCATTCAGTTGCCGCTGGCCCTGCCGGTGATCGTGGCGGGGGTGCGCACGGCCACCAGCCTGTCGGTGGGAACGGCCACGATGGCCGCGTTCATCGGCGCGGGCGGCTTTGGCGAGCGCATCGTGACCGGGCTGGCGCTGAATGACCGGGACCTTTTATTGGCCGGGGCCCTGCCAGCCGCAGCGCTGGCGCTGATCTTCGAGGCGCTGTTCAGCCTGTTGTCGCGGTGGCTGGCGCGTCGCCCGAGCCATTGAAGCGTTCTTCCAGCGCGGCATAGGCACGCTGCCGCGCTGCCGACCAGTCGCCCAGTTGCGACGGCGCAAGCCCGGGCTGCATCAGATGGCGCAGTGACACCGCGTGAGCCTCGCGCACGATCTCCGCCAGCACGGCGACTTCCGCGCCCTGGCCGCGACGCTGGCTCAGCGCTTCGGCCACTCGCGTCGGGAAGCCCCAGTGCGTGACGATGCGGGCGGACCATTCCAAGGACATCGGCAGCAGTTGCCGATGCAGGGCCTCGCGATCCAGCGAGGGACGCTGGCCCACCGGCAGCGCGTCCAGCACCCGCAGCAGGGCCATCATGCCAACCTGTGCGCCGAGGCCGGCCAGGTAAGCGGCAAAGCGCTCATCACCGGGCGGGGCCAGACGCATCGCGGCCAGCGAGCAGCGCTCGCCGAGGTCCCACAGCAAGGTGCCGGCCTGACGGCTGAAGCGGCCCTGGCGGTCCTGGTTGAAGATCGGGCGCAGCGTGGACCGCAACACCACCTGGTTCAGGCCCTCATGGCCGATGACCATGACGGCACTGGCCAGATCGGTGATTTCTCGTTCGGGCCGGTACATCGCCGAGTTGGCCATGCGCATCAACTCGCCGACCAGGCTGGGATCTCGCGACAGCAGATCCACCAGTTCACGGGAGGACAGGTTTTCACGACGCATCAGCCGCAGCAGTTGCGGCAGCACAGCGGGCAGGCGGGGCAGCAGTTCGGCCCAGTCGGACCCCGAGCGGACCTGCAGCCGTTGTAGCAAAGGCGCTTCCTGCGGATGGGGCGGCACATCGCGCAGGCGCTGGAAGCCAAACAGCCGTGCGCTGAATTGCAGCCACTCGCCAGAGGCCTGGAGCGGTGCACCGGTTGCACCGGAAGGCGCCCCCGAGGTCGCGAAAGCATGCTCGAAGGACGGGGCGGCGGAAGGGGGGACGGAAGGCGAAGCCGTGGGGATGGCACTGGCGGCGGCCGAGTGGCTGGCGCGGAAGGCGTTGTTGGGCTCGGCGCGAGGGTGAACAGCGGAGGGTGCAGGGGCAGGTGCAGACGCAGCCCCGTGCGCAGCCGTTGGCGGGAACGGCGCTGCCGACGCTGAGGACGCCTGCGGCGCCTGTGTTGCCAGCGGCGTCTGCGTTGGGGACGCGCTCAACGACAGATGCCTATCACTGCGTCGTTCGCTCAGGAGATGGCCCTGACCCGGAGCTTCCTGCTCGCCGTGCCCACCCGCTCCCCGTTCGCGCGATGCGGCAGCGGCCGTGGATGCAGCGGGGCGCTCGACGGGACGATCAGACGCACGATCACCCGAGGACGACAGAAGTTTGCGCAGGGAGTTCAGCAGGGCCATGGTGGTTGCCGCCGATTATCTGGCGGCCCCTGAGCCGAGTGTGCAGACCCAGGCACGCCTCCCTCAAGCGAGGGTGCCATTGCGGCGTGGATTTCGCACGCTGCACGCCAGCTTTGCAATCCTGGCATCAACGGGGTGCCGGCGGGGGCGGCTGATCCCCGCCAGTACCCGCCAGTACCCGCCAGTACCCGCCACAGTACCCACCAGCACCCGTCAAGACTCGCCATGACCGGATGAGACCCACTGGTACTCGCGAGCATCAGATGGAATCAGATGGCATCCGCTGTCCAGGTCGTCGCATCAGCCTGGCGTGGTCGAGGCTCTGGGCCCCGGTGGTTCGGTCGACGTGGCCCGCCTGGCGCTGCCGAGGTAGGTGTCCACCACACGAGGGTCTTTCGCCAGCGCCGCTGCCGGCCCTTGTAGCGCGATCTCGCCAGTCTCCAGCACATAGGCATGGTCGGCCACCTCCAGCGCCGCCCGGGCGTTCTGTTCCACCAGCAGGATGGAAACACCGGTCTCGCGCAGCCGCGACACGATGCGGAAGATGTCCTTCACGATCAAAGGCGCCAGCCCCAGGCTGGGTTCGTCCAGCATCAGCACCTTGGGACGCCCCATCAGCGCACGCCCGACGGCCAGCATCTGACGCTCGCCGCCGGACAGCGTGCCAGCCCACTGCGCGCGCCGTTCCCGTAGCCGCGGAAACAGGCCATAGACTCGCTCCAGTTCATCACGCCAGTCGCGCTGGCCCAGCCGCATCGGCCGGAAGCCGCCGAGGACGAGGTTGTCCTCCACCGTCATGGTGGTGAAGAGTTCGCGCTTCTCCGGCACCAGGGCCAGCCCCTTCATCACTCGCTGCTCCAGGTCCAGTCCCTGCAGGTCTTCGCCATCCAACCGGATCCGCCCTCTCGCGGGCAGTACGCCCATCAGTGCGTTGAGCGTGGTGCTTTTTCCGGCGCCGTTGGGGCCGATGACGGTGACCACCTCGCCTTGACGCAGGCGGAGGTTCAGGCCGGTGAGCACCTCCGCACGCCCATACGCCACACACAGGCCTTGCACTTCCAGAAGGTCGCTCATGTCAGTGCTCCGTGCCGAGATAAGCGGCGCGCACCGCCGGGCTGGCCTGCACCTCCTCCGGAGTGCCTTCCATCAGATGAGTGCCGAATTCCATCACCACGATGCGGTCGGTGAGGCCCATGACAAAGTCCATGTCGTGTTCCACCAGCAGGATGCTCAGCCCCTCCTGGCGCAGTTGCCGCAACACCTCAGCCAGCGCCTGCTTCTCCTTGAGGCGCAGGCCGGCGGCCGGCTCGTCCAGCAGCAGCAGCGTGGGGTCGCTGCACAGGGCTCGCGCAATCTCCATCAGCCGTTGCGGGCCGAGGGCCAGGTTGCCGGCCAGCTCATCCAGATGGTCCTGCATGCCGATGCGGCGCAGTTGCCGCTCCGCCTCTGCCAGCAGTTGGCGCTCCTCCGCCCGGTCCAGCCGCAGCATGGCCTTCAGCGTGCCGCTGCGACCGCGCAGGTAGCCACCAAGGGCGACGTTCTCCAGCACCGTCATGTCGGGAATCATCTTCACATGCTGGAAGGTGCGGGAGAGCCCCAGCCGCGCGATGCGCCGGGAAGGCCAACCGGTGATCGACGTGCCAGCAAATTCGATGGTGCCTGCGGATGCGGACAGCACCCCGGAAATCAGGTTGAAGGTGGTGGACTTGCCGGCGCCGTTGGGACCGATCAGGCCCATGATGTCGCCGGCCCGCAGGGTGAAGCTCACGTCATTCACCGCCACCAGCCCGCCAAACTGCTTGCGCAGCCGCTCCACGCGCAGCAGTGGCCTGCCGCGTTCCGGACGGGGACGGCTCGGCAACGGGGGGGCGCCCTGCCAGTCGCGACGGCGCCGTGCGTCGGGCCACAGGCGCGCCGTCAGCAGACGGGCAGCGGGCCACAGGCCCCTGGGCGCGTACTTGAGCATCAGCACCAGCACCACACCCAGCACGATGACTTCGAAGTTGCCATTGCTGCCCAGCAACCGCGGCAGCAGTTCCTTGAGCTGATCCTCGATCACCTTGAACACGCCCGCCCCCACAAAGGCGCCCCAGACGCTGGACACTCCGCCCACCACGGCCATGAACAGGTATTCGATGCCCATGCGCAATCCGAAGGGGCTGGGATTCACCGTGCGCTGCACATGGGCAAAGAGCCAGCCGGACACCGAGGCCAGCAATGCAGCGAGCAGGAAGACGATGACCTTGTACCGAAAGGTGGACACGCCCATGGCCTCTGCCATGACGGTCGCGCCGCCCAGCGCGCGGATGGCCCGGCCCGGCCGCGAATCGAGCAGATGGTGCACCGCCAGCGCCCCCAGCAGGGCGCACACCCAGATCACGTAATAGATCGAGCGGCCATCGGCCAGGCTGATGCCGAAGAACGCCAGCGCTGGCACACCCAGGATGCCGTCGTACTTGCCCAGCAGTTCGAGGTTGGCAATGGTGTAGTTGAGGCTCAAGGCCCAGGCGATGGTGGCCAGCGGCAGATAGTGGCCGGACATGCGCAGGGTGATCCAGCCCAGCACCAGCGCCACCATCAGCGTGATCATCAGCCCCGCGAAGAGCCCGAGCCAGGGCGAGACGCCGTAGCGGCTGCTGAGCAAGGCGGTGGTGTAGGCGCCCAGCCCCACAAAGGCGGCCTGGCCGAACGAGGTGAGGCCGGCCACGCCGGTCAGCAGCACCAGACCCAGGACCACCAGGGCAAACATGCCAATGTAGTTGGCCTGAGTGATCCAGAACTCCGGTACCGGAAGCAGCGGCAGCGCCGCGATCAGCAGGGCGGCGGCGCACATGCAGGCGCGGCTGGCCCACGGCGTGGTGGGGACGGTCACGGGGGGCCGTGGGCTGTTCATGGGCATCGCTCCGTGCCGATCAATGTTCTTCATGATGCGGATCACGCCAGCTGCGCCACAACAGCACCGGCAGGATGGTGGTGAAGACAATGACCTCCTTGAAAGCGCTGGCCCAGAAGGAACTGAAGGATTCGATCAGCCCCACGGCCAGCGCCCCGATCGCCGCACCGGGATAACTGGCGAGCCCGGCAAACACTGCGGCGACGAAGCCCTTCAGGCCGATGAGGAAGCCGCTGTCGTAGAAGATGGTGGTGGTGGGGCTGATCAGCAGCCCCGAGAGTGCGCCGATGAAGGCGGCCAGGGTGAAGGACAGGCGGCCGGCCGAGGCGCTGGAGATGCCCATCAGCCGCGCGCCAAGACGATTCACCGCTGTGGCCCGCAAGGCCTTGCCCTGCAGACTCTTCTCGAAGAACAGCCAGAGCGCCAGGATCAGCGCGCCCGAGGCACCAATGATGATCATGGCCTGGCCGGAGAGGATCAGCGGGCCGGCCGACAGCGTGGTCTCCCAGAAGCTCGGGTTGCGCGAGCCTTCAGCGCCAAAGAACACCAGACCCAGCCCGGTCAGCGCGAAATGCACCCCCACTGAGACAATCAACAGCACAAGCACCGACGCATCCGCCAATGACTGATAGGCCAGTCGATACAGCAGGCCGCCCATCGGCGTGACGATGGCCAGGGTGAGCAGCACCTGCGCCAGCAGCGGCAACTGCATCGGCGCCAGCCACAACGCGGCCAGGCCAATGAGCAGCGGTGGCAGCGCACGCAACAGCGGTGCGCGCAGGCGACCTCCCACCGGAGCACCACTACGCACCACCGCCACCAGGTCCAGCACCGTGGCCAGCGCAGTCAGCGCGAGCAGGAAATGGATGGTCAGCGGCGTGCGCCCCAACTGAAGGCCGGCCAGCGTGAGCGCACCGAAGGCGACGAATTCACCCTGGGGAATGAAGATGACGCGGGTGACCGCGAAGACCAGGACCAGCGCCAGTGCCAGCAGCGCATAGATGGCGCCGTTGGTGAGCCCGTCCAACATGAGGATGCCCGCAATCGTCCCGTCCACCTTGTCTCCTGTGGGGGTTGAGTGACTGTTATGTTTTGGCCGACTCTAACGACAATCGTTCGGCCCTCCCGTCAGTGGATGCCGCATTGACAATCGCTGCCCGGGTCGGCCGACCGGTCGGTTGATCCATCGCCGCTAGACTGCATCACATGGCTCAAGACACCCCCCCCTCGCTGGAGATCCACGGCCCCGTCGCGTGCATCACCCTTCAGCGGCCGAAGGTCGCCAACCGCCTCGAACTGGACGACCTGCAAGCCTTGCAGGCCCATCTGGCGGTGGTGAATGCGGATGCGTCGGTGCGGGTGCTGCTGCTGCAGGCGCAGGGGCGGCACTTCTGCAGCGGCTTTCACATCGATGCCATGCCCGGTGTGGATGCTGGCGCGCTGTTTGAGGCGTTGACCGATGCCTGGGAGAACGCCCGCCCGGTGACCGTGGCGGCGATCCAGGGCGGGGTGTATGGGGGCGCGACGGATCTGGCGCTGGCCTGCGACTTCCGGCTGGGGGTCGCCGCGTGCGAGATGTTTGTCCCGGCGGCCCGGCTGGGGCTGCACTTCTATCGGGGCGGCATGGAGCGGTATGTGCAACGGCTGGGCCTTGCCACCGCCAAGCGCCTGCTGCTGGCCTGCGAGACCTTTGATGCTCAGGCCATGCGCGACATCGGCTTTCTTGACCAGTTGCTGGAGGATGGCAATGCGCTGCAGCGCGCGGCGGACGCGTTATGCCATCAAGTGGCCGCCCTCGCCCCGCTGGCCGTGGCG
This genomic window contains:
- a CDS encoding ABC transporter ATP-binding protein, with the translated sequence MSDLLEVQGLCVAYGRAEVLTGLNLRLRQGEVVTVIGPNGAGKSTTLNALMGVLPARGRIRLDGEDLQGLDLEQRVMKGLALVPEKRELFTTMTVEDNLVLGGFRPMRLGQRDWRDELERVYGLFPRLRERRAQWAGTLSGGERQMLAVGRALMGRPKVLMLDEPSLGLAPLIVKDIFRIVSRLRETGVSILLVEQNARAALEVADHAYVLETGEIALQGPAAALAKDPRVVDTYLGSARRATSTEPPGPRASTTPG
- a CDS encoding glycine betaine ABC transporter substrate-binding protein, translated to MLGSWLRRVRDRISGQISRWVHLLLRALLVAVPALALAQPQDPPIKVGSKRFTESYILAEVLAQTVRAAAPHTRVEVRQGLGNTAIVLAALKSGSIDVYAEYTGTIEREILGLGAGPAHAASAGTAPRSALTLAQLRAALQPLGLGVDVPLGFNNGYALAVSGATARRLALSRLSQLRDHPALRLGLSNEFMGRADGWPGLSQRYALPQRPQGLDHGLAYQALRSRQIDITDIYTTDAQIAAQGLVVLDDDAQYFPRYDAVLLYRLSLPERHPKAWAALKSLQGRIHEPAMIAMNAKAELQAMSFERIAADFLAGGSQGAPNIEPGTTQRPPQNMASDVGLPPGTHDPLTASAVSQSASSPTPPSALAALAARLTGPDLPRLAAQHLWLVVVSVGVATLIGLPLAILLHPWPRWRGALLAVCALLQTVPSLALLAMLIWALGRIGPEPALVALSLYALLPILRNATVGLDEVPSGLLMAGHALGLRRTQVLRLIQLPLALPVIVAGVRTATSLSVGTATMAAFIGAGGFGERIVTGLALNDRDLLLAGALPAAALALIFEALFSLLSRWLARRPSH
- a CDS encoding HDOD domain-containing protein, with the translated sequence MSASPTQTPLATQAPQASSASAAPFPPTAAHGAASAPAPAPSAVHPRAEPNNAFRASHSAAASAIPTASPSVPPSAAPSFEHAFATSGAPSGATGAPLQASGEWLQFSARLFGFQRLRDVPPHPQEAPLLQRLQVRSGSDWAELLPRLPAVLPQLLRLMRRENLSSRELVDLLSRDPSLVGELMRMANSAMYRPEREITDLASAVMVIGHEGLNQVVLRSTLRPIFNQDRQGRFSRQAGTLLWDLGERCSLAAMRLAPPGDERFAAYLAGLGAQVGMMALLRVLDALPVGQRPSLDREALHRQLLPMSLEWSARIVTHWGFPTRVAEALSQRRGQGAEVAVLAEIVREAHAVSLRHLMQPGLAPSQLGDWSAARQRAYAALEERFNGSGDAPATATTG
- a CDS encoding branched-chain amino acid ABC transporter ATP-binding protein/permease gives rise to the protein MCAAALLIAALPLLPVPEFWITQANYIGMFALVVLGLVLLTGVAGLTSFGQAAFVGLGAYTTALLSSRYGVSPWLGLFAGLMITLMVALVLGWITLRMSGHYLPLATIAWALSLNYTIANLELLGKYDGILGVPALAFFGISLADGRSIYYVIWVCALLGALAVHHLLDSRPGRAIRALGGATVMAEAMGVSTFRYKVIVFLLAALLASVSGWLFAHVQRTVNPSPFGLRMGIEYLFMAVVGGVSSVWGAFVGAGVFKVIEDQLKELLPRLLGSNGNFEVIVLGVVLVLMLKYAPRGLWPAARLLTARLWPDARRRRDWQGAPPLPSRPRPERGRPLLRVERLRKQFGGLVAVNDVSFTLRAGDIMGLIGPNGAGKSTTFNLISGVLSASAGTIEFAGTSITGWPSRRIARLGLSRTFQHVKMIPDMTVLENVALGGYLRGRSGTLKAMLRLDRAEERQLLAEAERQLRRIGMQDHLDELAGNLALGPQRLMEIARALCSDPTLLLLDEPAAGLRLKEKQALAEVLRQLRQEGLSILLVEHDMDFVMGLTDRIVVMEFGTHLMEGTPEEVQASPAVRAAYLGTEH